CTCGTGTGTAAACACTGCGTCCTTGATAGAAATCTTTTCAGGCAAGTAGCATGTTGCTTCGTGCGTCTCAGAGATGTGAAACTTTCTGGTTCGATTCCATTTAGAAAGGAAACCATGTCTGGCAGGTCCATACATAAACTTTAGATTTACAAAAACTAAAATGCGACAAAAGAACACAGTAAAAAATTGAATTTCCTTGCGATAACAGCTAGGAAGATAATAAGATGGCAGAAACCACCGCATCAAATCAGGACCTAAAGCAAGTCATCTAAACGGACTGATCACTTATCTCTCGGCTGTTCGGTTCCCAGTCTTAGATAGCCATTATATTCGTGTCCTCAATGGCATAATGATACTAAAACCACGACACTaattatggattggagggagtttTTCCCAACTTATCCAAACTCTTCTTACTTTGGGCTGAAACCACGGTCAATTTCTCAGCTTCAAGAGTTAGGTTGTTCGGCCCAGCTCCGAACCCGAGAGCCGGAGATCCACCGAACAAGCACTTTGCATTGCTCCTCTAGACACCTCTCTCGTTTCAGCCATTTGCAGCTGCATCCACCAACGCGTGGATGCAGCCTGGCCACGTACAGTTACTTGTAGCCATGCATGCACAGTCAGAAAATTCGAACCTGCCAGCTTTTTAGTTAACAAACATGTACGACCATGCCAACAAAAGTGACGAACACAACCGAGACTCAATCAAATACTAAGAGCTCACACTAGCTAACTAGGAGAAATTCAGAGACTTACAGAGACATATCATACAGTACAAGGCAAAATCTGACAGTACATCAATCACTCACATATAACATGCACACCATTATGCATGCACGTGCGCTTATTTGCAAAACAGACTTGCAAGCTTGCATGAATGTTCAGATGTCGACGACCTTGAAGTGGTGCCGgttcttgacgaccacatcgtacATATGGGTGGAGCGGAACCTCGCAAAGTCTCGCGGGAGCGCGATGAGGTCGACGCCGCCGTCGCGGCGGTGGAGCTGCACGATGTCTCGGTTCTCGTAGTAGCGCTCCCAGCCCAGCGACCCTAGCCGCCGCTCCAGCGCCTCCAGCGACCGCACCGTCTCGTTCGCCGGCACGTACACCAGCGCCTTCTTGCTCGGCGCCGCCGCCGACGGCTCCAACCCCGCGCTCTTGAGCTCCATCACCCCGTCCTTCCGGAACACCCACACGCCTCCCGCCGCCATCGATTTGGATCGCCTTGGTGTACCTAGCTACAGCAGGCTGGTTATTTTTTATCTCTCACTGCTGCGTGATTGAAGAATATATAGGAGTGGAACCAATAATGCTTCGCGTTATCTGTGCGCACGTGAAGGCGCCGCTGCAACTTGGCCACCCGCCCGGGCCACCGATGGCAAGGGCGTGGTTTCCAATTGGAGCGTGGGACCTGTGCGGGGTTGCCGTATGCCGAACCCAGCCCCATCGCCCCGACGTGCGACGGCGACGCCCGTGGCCCAGATATCGAACGAGTGGCTGCCAGCCTGCGTCTAAGTGGGCGCGCCCATACGACAACCTAGCTGGAATAACTTTACAGCCAAGATCTGGGCCACCTGCTGTCTTTTGACATGGACTTTCCGCCACGGATTCTGCCTTTCATTTTGAATTCATCAGGTGTCTCGTTTTTTTCCTTTTGCTAAATAAAATTTTTCTTGCACTGGCTGTTAGAATAAGTCCGAGGCACATACCGTCGATCATTCGAAGATCAAGCAATCATACGAGTACGGCACcgatatttgttaacgaggttcaccgctatggctacatccccggggcctgactatgggcgctcctccccatgacaccgcgaCAATACCGCACCAggtcgccctggacgccggcacatgccgccggcttcccctacgttcctgtgctattatgttggcataggttacatcgtgtgtctacccccactatatatgagaggcctaggatacaagtgtcctacttggacacgattccatatcctatctaaacacagtacaactacaagtccaactgtaacctaccttgtacacaatattcgacacaactctaacactaGCCGCTTTCCGCTTCCCCGGAGACCGAAGGCTGGGACGGCGTAGCCGATCAAGCCATGGACAAGCAAGAACCGCCAATAGCGAGTCCAAAATTTTGGCGGGTGCAGTCGGGGGTCGTCGGAGTTGTTgcaggtcgggggggggggggggttcttaaAGGTATGGTAGGGCGGTGGGTGGCCATCACGACGATGGGAggaggtcggggggggggggggggggtggtgtgcAGCAGGCACAGGGGGA
This region of Triticum aestivum cultivar Chinese Spring chromosome 2D, IWGSC CS RefSeq v2.1, whole genome shotgun sequence genomic DNA includes:
- the LOC123048339 gene encoding flowering-promoting factor 1-like protein 5: MAAGGVWVFRKDGVMELKSAGLEPSAAAPSKKALVYVPANETVRSLEALERRLGSLGWERYYENRDIVQLHRRDGGVDLIALPRDFARFRSTHMYDVVVKNRHHFKVVDI